From Gimesia panareensis, the proteins below share one genomic window:
- a CDS encoding DNA gyrase/topoisomerase IV subunit B: MATAAKSSDAKKYSADDIEVLEGLEAVRRRPSMYIGGVDIRGLHHLLWEIVDNSVDEYLANEADTIVVTLHKDGASCSVKDNGRGIPVDKHTKTKKSALELILTTLHAGGKFSDKNYARSGGLHGVGSSVVNALSSEMVATVYRDGHQYVQRYKKGRPTTPVKKVKPFRGHGTEIHFRPDDSIFRRVHFNADTIRQHLEDIAFIHGGLKITFKDEVKKETYELSHPEGIRGYLDKLATEQQKKPVHEQLFYAEKDDEQIRVELALKWTDATDEQVRSYVNGIRTHAGGTHESGLRSGIAKAVKNYMDVHNIKHKGLSISTDDIREGVLCLISVFHNDPMFQGQTKEKLNNPEVSSFVEGIVRPLLETWLNNNPSIADAVVGRIVLAARARMASRDAQKEVRRKTPSNRKSTLPGKLLDCRSNKPEESELFLVEGLSAGGTAAMGRDSRIQAVLPLRGKVLNTEAMAISKMMNNQEIKDLVETLGTGIGANFDIRNLRYDRIILLMDADSDGYHISTLLLTFFFRHMMELIRQGKLFLAQPPLYCISVGTEKYYAQDDVQKEEIIESLPANRKYEIGRFKGLGEMTAKELKETTLDPKHRVLLKVDIDSQLDADATFAQLFGKDASQRYDLIMEEAIEADDIDY; this comes from the coding sequence ATGGCAACAGCAGCAAAATCATCCGACGCTAAAAAATACTCCGCCGACGACATTGAAGTTCTGGAAGGGCTGGAAGCGGTCCGCAGGCGCCCTTCGATGTACATTGGCGGCGTCGATATTCGCGGTCTGCACCACCTGCTCTGGGAAATCGTGGACAACTCCGTCGACGAGTATCTGGCCAACGAAGCCGATACGATTGTGGTCACGCTGCACAAAGACGGTGCGTCCTGCAGCGTGAAAGACAACGGTCGCGGGATTCCTGTCGACAAACATACCAAGACCAAAAAATCGGCCCTGGAACTGATTCTGACAACCCTGCACGCCGGGGGTAAGTTCTCTGACAAGAACTACGCCCGCAGTGGCGGTCTGCACGGGGTAGGTTCGTCGGTGGTCAACGCGCTTTCCTCGGAGATGGTAGCGACCGTCTACCGCGACGGTCACCAGTATGTACAGCGCTACAAAAAAGGGAGACCGACGACTCCAGTCAAGAAAGTCAAACCGTTCCGCGGACACGGGACGGAAATCCATTTCCGCCCGGACGATTCGATTTTCCGCCGCGTGCATTTCAATGCCGATACGATCCGCCAGCACCTGGAAGATATCGCTTTCATTCATGGCGGGTTGAAAATCACGTTCAAAGACGAAGTCAAAAAAGAGACTTACGAACTGTCTCATCCGGAAGGGATTCGCGGTTACCTGGATAAGCTGGCCACCGAACAGCAGAAGAAACCGGTTCACGAACAGCTGTTCTACGCGGAAAAGGATGACGAACAGATTCGCGTGGAACTGGCGCTCAAGTGGACCGACGCGACCGACGAACAGGTTCGCAGTTATGTGAACGGCATCCGCACCCACGCCGGGGGAACGCACGAGAGCGGCCTGCGGTCGGGAATCGCGAAGGCCGTCAAGAACTACATGGACGTGCACAACATCAAGCACAAGGGGCTGTCGATTTCGACGGACGACATCCGGGAAGGCGTGCTTTGCCTGATCTCGGTGTTCCACAATGATCCGATGTTCCAGGGTCAGACCAAGGAGAAGCTGAATAACCCGGAGGTGAGCAGTTTCGTCGAAGGGATCGTGCGCCCGCTGCTGGAAACCTGGTTGAACAACAATCCCAGCATCGCCGATGCGGTGGTGGGGCGGATCGTACTGGCGGCCCGGGCCCGGATGGCCAGCCGCGATGCCCAGAAAGAAGTGCGGCGGAAGACGCCCTCCAATCGCAAGTCGACCCTGCCGGGCAAGCTGCTGGACTGCCGGTCCAACAAGCCGGAAGAGTCAGAACTGTTCCTGGTGGAAGGTCTGTCTGCGGGCGGCACCGCTGCGATGGGCCGTGACAGTCGCATTCAAGCCGTACTGCCGTTACGCGGGAAAGTCCTGAATACGGAAGCGATGGCGATTTCCAAGATGATGAATAACCAGGAAATCAAAGACCTGGTCGAAACACTGGGGACCGGCATCGGTGCGAATTTCGATATCCGCAACCTGCGTTACGACCGGATCATCCTGCTGATGGATGCCGACAGCGACGGTTACCACATCAGCACGCTGCTGCTGACGTTTTTCTTCCGTCACATGATGGAGCTGATCCGACAGGGCAAGCTCTTCCTGGCACAGCCGCCGCTGTACTGCATCAGTGTGGGGACGGAGAAATATTACGCCCAGGATGATGTCCAGAAAGAAGAGATCATCGAATCGCTTCCCGCGAACCGCAAATACGAAATCGGTCGCTTTAAAGGTCTGGGTGAAATGACGGCTAAAGAACTGAAAGAGACCACCCTGGATCCGAAGCATCGAGTGCTGCTGAAAGTCGATATCGACAGCCAGCTGGACGCGGATGCGACGTTTGCCCAGCTGTTCGGTAAAGACGCCAGCCAGCGGTATGATCTGATCATGGAAGAAGCGATCGAAGCGGATGACATCGATTATTGA
- a CDS encoding ATP-dependent helicase: MDFQQVLTPAQYAAVTHHQGPLLVLAGPGSGKTRVITHRIASLIQSGVSANQILGITFTNKASDEMSERVQQLIPGMRVEISTFHKFCVKILRRYGRAVGLDSNFSIFDTTDQQQLIRYVLNELDIDTVAYNPSTIAGMISRAKNDLITAERYAEAFQESIGDHLQAVAARVYPVYQKLLLESNAVDFDDLLLHVASLLKGSPELRATLDERYQYILVDEYQDTNLAQYQIVMGLSLNTRNLCVTGDPDQSIYGWRGAKIENILQFERDFPDCKTIRLEQNFRSTKEILRVADSLIAHNQKRKIKTLFTENPEGSAVELLTYNDERQEAEEIALHIRRAVDRGEFEYTDFAIFYRVNSLSRELELALARHKIPYQLAGSVAFYERTEVKDLLSYLKLINNPDDRVAFSRIVNKPLRGIGKTTQRKLIRWADEKGISLLEAAHQAADCPALSKRAATMVARFAKMISGFSLADSGSVAQLMELVIDSTRLIDSWKESPDEEDQQRIANVNELVSTARKYDQIFGDETTLEGFLEVSTLASATDQLDAEAGQVTLMTLHAAKGLEYPVVFIIGVEQNLIPHERVLREELRDGLEEERRLFFVGITRAEQCLYLTQTRERSLRGRPWRTITSDFLKEIDVEVKDMTDFLGEHRSHFDDFVESVKRGDIDTEALKAAAPQKKPLLMTGADLLKQTPEAADVPQGFSVGMRVRHPRYGVGTVMGISGFARKRMVTVLFDDMEEGQTFVAAHCPLQPLGLR, from the coding sequence TTGGATTTTCAGCAGGTCCTGACACCAGCGCAATATGCTGCCGTCACCCATCACCAGGGTCCACTGCTGGTGCTGGCAGGCCCGGGGTCCGGCAAGACGCGCGTGATTACGCATCGGATCGCTTCACTGATTCAGTCAGGTGTGTCCGCCAATCAGATCCTGGGGATTACCTTCACCAACAAAGCGTCGGATGAAATGAGCGAACGGGTGCAGCAGCTGATCCCCGGGATGCGCGTGGAAATTTCGACCTTTCATAAATTCTGTGTCAAAATACTGAGGCGGTATGGCAGAGCCGTCGGTCTCGACAGTAACTTCTCAATTTTTGATACGACCGATCAACAGCAGCTGATTCGCTACGTGCTTAACGAATTAGATATCGATACGGTGGCCTACAATCCCTCCACGATCGCCGGCATGATCAGCCGGGCGAAAAATGATCTGATCACGGCAGAACGTTATGCGGAGGCGTTTCAGGAATCGATCGGCGATCACCTGCAGGCAGTCGCGGCGCGCGTCTATCCGGTCTATCAGAAACTGCTGCTCGAATCGAACGCGGTCGACTTCGACGATCTGCTGCTGCATGTCGCCAGCCTGCTCAAGGGATCTCCCGAACTGCGGGCCACGCTGGATGAACGCTATCAATATATTCTGGTGGATGAGTACCAGGATACCAACCTGGCCCAGTACCAGATTGTGATGGGACTCTCGCTCAATACACGCAACCTCTGTGTGACCGGCGACCCGGATCAGTCAATCTACGGCTGGCGTGGTGCCAAGATTGAAAACATTCTGCAGTTCGAACGGGACTTCCCCGACTGTAAAACGATTCGGCTCGAACAGAACTTTCGCAGCACCAAAGAAATTCTGCGTGTCGCCGACAGCCTGATTGCGCATAACCAGAAACGGAAAATCAAAACGCTGTTCACCGAAAACCCGGAAGGCTCGGCAGTCGAACTGCTGACTTATAATGATGAGCGACAGGAAGCAGAAGAGATCGCCCTGCACATCCGCCGCGCTGTTGACCGGGGTGAATTCGAATATACCGACTTCGCCATCTTTTATCGGGTGAACTCCCTCTCCCGGGAACTGGAGCTGGCGCTGGCGCGGCATAAAATTCCTTATCAGCTGGCGGGCAGCGTCGCGTTTTATGAACGGACCGAAGTCAAAGACCTGCTCTCTTACCTGAAACTGATCAACAACCCGGACGACCGTGTTGCATTTTCCCGGATTGTCAATAAACCCCTGCGGGGCATTGGCAAAACGACACAGAGAAAACTGATCCGCTGGGCGGACGAAAAAGGAATCAGCCTGCTGGAGGCGGCACACCAGGCAGCGGACTGCCCTGCTCTCTCGAAACGAGCTGCAACGATGGTCGCCCGTTTCGCCAAAATGATTTCCGGATTTTCTCTGGCTGACTCCGGCTCTGTGGCCCAGCTGATGGAACTGGTCATCGACAGCACGCGATTGATCGACAGCTGGAAAGAGAGCCCCGACGAAGAAGACCAGCAGCGGATCGCCAACGTGAATGAGCTGGTCTCTACTGCGCGAAAGTACGATCAGATCTTTGGAGATGAAACAACGCTCGAAGGCTTCCTGGAAGTCAGTACCTTGGCCAGTGCCACCGACCAGCTGGATGCGGAAGCGGGACAGGTGACGCTGATGACACTGCATGCCGCCAAAGGGCTGGAGTATCCGGTCGTCTTTATTATCGGTGTCGAACAGAACCTGATTCCCCACGAGCGGGTCCTCCGCGAAGAACTTCGCGACGGACTGGAAGAAGAGCGGCGACTGTTCTTTGTGGGTATTACCCGGGCCGAACAGTGCCTCTATCTCACCCAGACGCGGGAACGTTCGCTCCGCGGTCGACCCTGGCGGACAATTACCAGTGACTTCCTTAAGGAGATTGATGTTGAAGTCAAAGACATGACCGATTTTCTGGGTGAGCATCGCTCGCACTTTGATGATTTCGTTGAATCCGTCAAACGGGGTGACATCGATACCGAAGCACTGAAGGCGGCAGCTCCTCAGAAGAAGCCTCTGCTGATGACGGGGGCCGACTTGCTGAAGCAGACCCCCGAAGCCGCAGATGTGCCGCAGGGTTTCTCAGTCGGGATGCGCGTGCGTCACCCCCGCTATGGGGTGGGCACCGTGATGGGTATCAGCGGCTTTGCCCGCAAACGGATGGTGACCGTCCTGTTTGACGATATGGAAGAAGGACAAACCTTCGTCGCCGCACATTGCCCCTTACAACCGTTGGGACTGCGCTAA
- a CDS encoding DNA gyrase/topoisomerase IV subunit A → MAKRKSASNGEEKNTNGHASVETDRIEYVPISEVTRRRYLNYAMSVITSRALPDVRDGLKPVQRRILYVMYHDLRLMANAKPRKCAKICGDTTGNYHPHGDSSVYDALVRLAQDFNLRNPLVNGQGNFGSIMGLPAAAARYTEARLTGIAEHLMNELRYQTVEMRPNYDGTREEPVVLPARFPNLLVNGVHGIAVGMATNIPPHNLGEVVKACTHLIHHPDATVAQLMKYIKGPDFPLGGRIVTDKRSLTTVYKEGRGPIKIRGEWKIDTDKRAKTKNTQRLIVYSVPYGVETGSLLSEIGGIVETRKLPQLMDVADETDDKNGLKIVLDIKPDADPETVMAFLYKHTHLEQNFSVNMTCLVPDDSDVLVPQRCDLREMLQFFLDFRFITVRRRFEYQLEQLERRIHILEGFEIIFNGLDKALKLIRASNGKQDAAKKLMANFPLDEIQTMAILELQLYRISKLEINTIREELEEKQAEAARIRRILASDKRLWKVVETELKELGEEFPEKRQTKLGSSDEITEFDPQAYIVRENTNVVVTREGWIKRVGRLKTKGETRELDKTRVREGDSVLDVAPGSTLDHVVFFSSDGVAYTLPIEQVPVSSGYGEPLSKHARMGDGASLVAAITTDARFTPEDKATRKQPIPTPHVLIVTEKGQIMRISFSLFRTASTKAGRKYCRLGKDDRVVYAGLVEDAETMFIATRDARVLHCEIEEAALLSNPGKGVKGIKLEKGDTVMGALQLTRPSDCLRVINTGGKKMTFGQMKYGVTSRGGKGVKTSQRSGFAEILYPPIEVVDWDEIEDE, encoded by the coding sequence TTGGCGAAGCGCAAATCAGCCAGTAACGGCGAAGAGAAAAACACCAACGGACACGCCAGCGTAGAAACGGACCGCATTGAATATGTCCCCATCAGTGAAGTCACGCGGCGGCGGTATTTGAATTATGCCATGTCGGTCATCACCTCCCGCGCACTACCAGATGTGCGGGATGGCTTAAAGCCGGTCCAACGCCGGATCCTGTATGTGATGTATCACGACTTACGGCTGATGGCCAATGCGAAACCCCGTAAGTGTGCCAAGATCTGCGGGGATACGACGGGGAACTACCATCCCCACGGAGATTCGTCCGTCTATGACGCACTGGTCCGCCTGGCCCAGGACTTCAACCTGCGAAATCCGCTGGTCAACGGTCAGGGGAATTTTGGCTCGATCATGGGCCTGCCTGCCGCGGCCGCCCGTTATACAGAAGCCCGGCTGACCGGCATCGCCGAACACCTGATGAACGAACTGCGGTACCAGACCGTGGAGATGCGACCGAACTACGACGGGACCCGCGAGGAACCGGTCGTGCTCCCGGCCCGCTTCCCCAACCTGCTGGTGAATGGAGTTCACGGGATTGCAGTGGGGATGGCGACCAATATTCCGCCCCACAATCTGGGCGAAGTAGTTAAAGCCTGCACGCATCTGATCCATCATCCGGATGCAACCGTGGCCCAGTTGATGAAATACATTAAAGGTCCCGATTTCCCCCTGGGCGGGCGGATCGTCACGGATAAACGCTCGCTGACCACCGTCTATAAAGAGGGCCGCGGGCCGATCAAAATCCGGGGCGAATGGAAAATCGATACGGATAAGCGGGCGAAAACGAAGAATACCCAGCGGCTGATCGTCTATTCCGTACCTTATGGTGTCGAAACAGGATCACTGCTGTCGGAGATCGGCGGCATTGTCGAGACGCGCAAACTGCCTCAGCTGATGGATGTCGCCGATGAAACGGACGACAAGAACGGCTTGAAGATCGTCCTGGACATCAAACCGGATGCCGACCCCGAAACGGTCATGGCCTTCCTGTATAAACACACGCACCTGGAACAGAACTTCTCGGTCAACATGACCTGCCTGGTGCCCGACGATTCAGATGTCCTGGTGCCTCAACGGTGCGATTTACGGGAGATGTTGCAATTCTTCCTGGATTTCCGCTTTATCACGGTCCGCCGCCGATTCGAATATCAACTGGAACAGCTGGAACGCCGGATCCATATCCTGGAAGGTTTCGAGATCATCTTTAACGGGCTGGATAAGGCCCTGAAGCTGATTCGCGCCAGTAACGGGAAACAGGACGCCGCCAAAAAACTGATGGCGAATTTCCCTCTCGATGAAATCCAGACAATGGCCATTCTGGAACTGCAGTTGTATCGCATTTCGAAACTGGAAATCAATACGATCCGCGAGGAACTGGAAGAGAAGCAGGCCGAGGCGGCACGAATTCGCCGGATTCTGGCCTCTGACAAACGGCTCTGGAAAGTGGTCGAAACCGAACTCAAAGAACTGGGGGAAGAATTCCCCGAGAAGCGTCAGACGAAGCTGGGCTCTTCGGATGAGATTACCGAGTTCGATCCACAGGCCTACATCGTGCGGGAAAACACAAACGTGGTGGTCACTCGTGAAGGCTGGATCAAGCGTGTGGGTCGCCTGAAAACCAAAGGCGAAACCAGGGAGCTGGACAAGACCCGCGTCCGCGAAGGGGACAGCGTCCTGGACGTGGCACCGGGCAGCACGCTGGACCACGTGGTGTTCTTCTCCAGTGATGGCGTGGCCTATACGTTGCCGATCGAGCAGGTCCCGGTTTCATCGGGCTATGGTGAGCCGCTTTCCAAACATGCCCGCATGGGAGACGGAGCAAGCCTGGTGGCTGCGATTACAACAGACGCCCGCTTTACGCCGGAAGACAAAGCCACAAGGAAGCAGCCGATTCCAACGCCGCACGTGTTGATCGTCACCGAAAAAGGACAGATCATGCGGATTTCGTTCAGCCTGTTCCGGACGGCTTCCACGAAAGCGGGCCGAAAATACTGTCGGCTGGGCAAAGACGACCGGGTGGTCTACGCCGGCCTGGTGGAAGACGCGGAAACGATGTTCATCGCGACCAGAGATGCCCGCGTGTTACACTGCGAGATTGAAGAAGCAGCTCTGCTCTCCAATCCCGGAAAAGGGGTCAAGGGGATCAAGCTGGAGAAAGGGGACACCGTAATGGGAGCCCTGCAGTTGACGCGGCCCAGCGACTGTCTGCGGGTCATCAATACGGGTGGCAAAAAAATGACGTTTGGCCAGATGAAGTATGGCGTCACCTCCCGGGGCGGCAAAGGTGTTAAGACCAGCCAGCGAAGCGGGTTTGCCGAGATCCTCTATCCGCCAATCGAAGTGGTGGACTGGGACGAAATCGAAGATGAATAA